Proteins encoded within one genomic window of Diachasmimorpha longicaudata isolate KC_UGA_2023 unplaced genomic scaffold, iyDiaLong2 ctg00000371.1, whole genome shotgun sequence:
- the LOC135172501 gene encoding G-box-binding factor-like isoform X1 yields the protein MFDMSLDLISDFLNDPDFNDNPIELDQRSAPPLPASPPPPPPPPPPPPPPPIMADDQQPPNIQQPQQPQHLQQYDQQLQHPHQPQQLQQQSSQLEQQPPDIQQDQHSPAQSHQYHLQPQQPQNPQQPQEPQHQPQQPQQPSQYDIHDLFGNINERMDVLEQLFVGNYNRVNEQRRGGSRGNRGGNRGNRGGNASNRGGTGGYGAGGRSQRGRLDGWNVGNGQAKENGRRRRAGQNLDHRNAIFSYKDLRVVPRRNCFFDGSQRFIHGFILNSSFRIL from the exons ATGTTCGATATGTCGCTGGATCTCATTAGTGATTTTCTTAACGATCCAGATTTCAACGACAATCCA aTTGAGTTGGATCAACGCTCAGCCCCGCCTCTACCTgcatcaccaccaccaccaccaccaccaccaccaccaccaccaccaccaccaataATGGCTGACGACCAGCAACCACCCAATATCCAGCAGCCTCAGCAGCCCCAACACCTCCAACAATATGACCAACAGCTGCAGCATCCTCACCAGCCCCAACAGCTTCAGCAACAATCCTCACAGCTAGAGCAACAACCACCCGATATACAACAAGATCAACATTCACCCGCACAGTCCCACCAGTATCACCTACAACCCCAACAACCTCAGAATCCTCAGCAGCCCCAAGAGCCTCAACACCAACCTCAACAGCCTCAGCAGCCATCCCAGTACGATATCCAtgatctctttggaaatattaatgAACGCATGGATGTCTTGGAACAATTGTTTGTTGGCAATTACAATCGTGTGAATGAGCAACGTAGAGGAGGTAGTCGAGGTAACAGAGGGGGTAATCGAGGTAATAGAGGCGGTAATGCAAGTAACAGAGGAGGCACAGGTGGCTATGGAGCAGGTGGAAGGAGTCAACGGGGGCGACTAGATGGATGGAACGTGGGAAATGGACAGGCGAAAGAGAATGGTAGGAGACGAAGAGCTGGGCAAAACCTTGATCATCGTAACGCGAT ATTTTCCTATAAGGACTTGAGAGTAGTCCCTCGTCGAAACTGTTTTTTCGACGGTTCACAAAg ATTCATCCATGGATTCATTCTGAATTCTTCATTCAGGATTCTGTGA
- the LOC135172501 gene encoding G-box-binding factor-like isoform X2 codes for MADDQQPPNIQQPQQPQHLQQYDQQLQHPHQPQQLQQQSSQLEQQPPDIQQDQHSPAQSHQYHLQPQQPQNPQQPQEPQHQPQQPQQPSQYDIHDLFGNINERMDVLEQLFVGNYNRVNEQRRGGSRGNRGGNRGNRGGNASNRGGTGGYGAGGRSQRGRLDGWNVGNGQAKENGRRRRAGQNLDHRNAIFSYKDLRVVPRRNCFFDGSQRFIHGFILNSSFRIL; via the exons ATGGCTGACGACCAGCAACCACCCAATATCCAGCAGCCTCAGCAGCCCCAACACCTCCAACAATATGACCAACAGCTGCAGCATCCTCACCAGCCCCAACAGCTTCAGCAACAATCCTCACAGCTAGAGCAACAACCACCCGATATACAACAAGATCAACATTCACCCGCACAGTCCCACCAGTATCACCTACAACCCCAACAACCTCAGAATCCTCAGCAGCCCCAAGAGCCTCAACACCAACCTCAACAGCCTCAGCAGCCATCCCAGTACGATATCCAtgatctctttggaaatattaatgAACGCATGGATGTCTTGGAACAATTGTTTGTTGGCAATTACAATCGTGTGAATGAGCAACGTAGAGGAGGTAGTCGAGGTAACAGAGGGGGTAATCGAGGTAATAGAGGCGGTAATGCAAGTAACAGAGGAGGCACAGGTGGCTATGGAGCAGGTGGAAGGAGTCAACGGGGGCGACTAGATGGATGGAACGTGGGAAATGGACAGGCGAAAGAGAATGGTAGGAGACGAAGAGCTGGGCAAAACCTTGATCATCGTAACGCGAT ATTTTCCTATAAGGACTTGAGAGTAGTCCCTCGTCGAAACTGTTTTTTCGACGGTTCACAAAg ATTCATCCATGGATTCATTCTGAATTCTTCATTCAGGATTCTGTGA